A part of Triplophysa dalaica isolate WHDGS20190420 chromosome 17, ASM1584641v1, whole genome shotgun sequence genomic DNA contains:
- the si:dkey-21c1.1 gene encoding protein FAM104A, translated as MHRYTMLTENRKRRRSCDGEEESQVLPQAKRSGGYSFLPEVGRDVWDSESSSSDSSGISSPEQMTAANSSIQSSDQRQLHVSQAPCSPLTPTLTEDPAISLSQDNVLYDHINRILREAHFNSLQTRSQQGPT; from the exons ATGCACAGATACACAATGTTGACAGAAAACAG GAAACGCAGACGCAGCTGTGATGGGGAGGAGGAGTCTCAGGTTTTGCCACAGGCGAAAAGGTCCGGAGGTTACTCCTTTCTTCCTGAGGTTGGCCGTGATGTCTGGGACTCTGAG TCTTCCAGCAGTGACAGCAGTGGGATTAGCAGTCCAGAGCAGATGACTGCGGCCAACTCCAGCATTCAGAGCAGTGACCAAAGACAACTCCATGTTTCCCAGGCTCCCTGCAGCCCCCTTACCCCCACCCTCACAGAAGATCCGGCCATCTCCTTGAGCCAAGACAACGTCTTGTACGACCACATCAACCGCATCTTGAGAGAGGCACACTTTAATAGCCTGCAGACTCGTAGTCAGCAGGGGCCGACGTGA